The sequence below is a genomic window from Deinococcus humi.
GTCAACGCCGCTCCTGGCTTCCGGATGCACCTGAATCCGGCTCAGGGTCAGCCACGGGCGGTGGCGCGCCCAGTGATGGCCGTGCTGTATCCACGTGGTACACCCAGCCAGATTCCGATCCTGGCCATCACCGGCACCAATGGCAAGACCACCACCGCCCGCATGATCGCCCACATCCTCTCGCACCAGGGACAGACGGTTGGCCTGACGAGCACAGGTGGAGTCTATGTGGAAGGCCAACTTGTGGCGGAGGGCGACGCGACCGGCCCGCGGAGCGCGCGACTGGTGCTGGCGGACCCTTCGGTGGACGTGGCCGTGCTGGAAACTGCGCGAGGTGGGCTGCTGCGTGAAGGGCTGGGCTTCCAACAGTGTGATGTGGGCGTGGTGCTGAATGTGCAGCCCGATCACCTGGGCCTGAAGGGCATCCACACTCTGGAAGACCTGGCGCGAGTCAAGTCGGTGATCGTGAACGTCGTGTGCCGCGGCGGCACCAGCGTGCTAAATGCCGACGATCCACTCACGTTACGGATGGCGCGGCGGGCCGGGGGTCACCTGGCATTGTTCTCCTTGTATGGTGACGATCTGCCGCCTGCCGTGCAGCGTCACGTCTCGGAAGGTGGCCTGGCCGCAGTTCAGGAGACCAGCGACGGCGAAGCGTGGATCGTGTTGCGTCAGGCTGGGCAACATCTGCCAGTCATACGGACCGCTGACATCCCGGCCACCTTGCAGGGGCAGGCGACATTTAACGTCCAGAACGCGCTTGCAGCGACACTGGCATGTGTGGCGCACGGCGTCTCTCCCGAGGAGATCGCCGGGGCGCTCCGGAACTTTACCTCGTCCTTCGAGGAAGCCCCTGGCCGAGTGAATGTTTATGATGGCCATCCCTTCCGTGTCATCTTGGACTACGCCCACAACGCCGCCGGACTCAGGGCGTTGGGTGACCTGCTTCAGAAGCTGCGCGTGGACCATGCCAGAGTGTTGGGGATGGTCAGCATTCCGGGGGACCGCCGAGATGCGGATATCTTCGAGTTGGGTCAGGTGGCTGCCCAGGTCTTTGACGAGCTCATTTTCCGTGAGCCTCCGGACGGACGTGGACGGCCCGCCGGGGACGTACTGGAAAAACTGACGGAGGGGGCGCTGATGGGAGGCTTTCCCGCTGACCGGATTCATCGGGCGATGGACGAACACTCGGCGGTCGAAACCACCCTCAGGCTGGCAGCTGCCGGTGATCTGGTGGTGCTGTTGCCAACGGCCATCGACGCAGTCTGGACGCAGATGGTGAATTTCAGGCCCAAGAACGACTGATGGAAGGTGCGCGGCTGCGCTCTGAAGGATGATCACTTGATTGCGCTCAGTTAGCGACAACTCGCCAGAACTTCATGAAGTGAGGACAGCGGAACACAGCCTGCCACGTCCGGACGTGGCGGAGACCTTTGGTGTGCTCGGAGCTTGGCCGGACTCCTGCTCTTCATTCCTCACCCAATCTGGGCCGTGCTCCGAGTATTGGGCCGCCTCTTCGACTTCTGAAGCAGTGCACGTCAGGGCATCTCCTCTAAGAGCGGATCATAACCTGCTTATCCCGGGGCAAGGTCTCAGGGATTCTGGCAACTTAACGTCAGCAGGCTGTTGAGCTGTGCTTATCCGCAAGCTCTCCTGCCACCGTTGTCCACTGAATGTCATCAGTTCCACGCTGTGGTTGTCCCAGCGCTTCCCCCTGAGTCAAGGCGGTGAGCAAAACTGTTCCATGAGCGTGATGGTGGTGTTCAGGTCAGGCACCAAACCCTCCGGTTGTGGAAATCAAGTTTGCTCCTAGTAGGAGTGCGCCTGAGCCGACCGGGAATGGCCTTCAACCGACGATGTTCCGGTTGAAGCCATGACCAACCCAGATCGACGGCTTTATTTGTTGAGTCTGTGACTGCCGTTCAGAGGGAGATCCCCGACCTTCTCGAGCACGGTACCGCTGTTGCACTTATGACGCGGCAGTCTTCAGTTGCCCTTCAATTTCCCTGACGCTGGGGCGTCCATCGCCATCCTGTGCCGCCGCAAGAGGATGCCAAACCAAGGGACGTGGAAGAGCCCCCGCTACCCCTTGAGGACGTCCCATACCACCGCACGGCGACTCAACAGCCATATGGCCACTGTTTCCAGACCTTTCCAACCAGGATATGGACGCCCTTCGGACATGTCATTGGCCAGCCATCCTCAGCCCGCTACGGTCTCAGCACGCCTGCATCTGAGGCGCAAGGAGACCACCATGCCTACGAAAACCACCCGCATCATCGCCGCCCTCGTCCTGACCGCTCTGCTCGGTGCCTGCGGCGGCACCCAGGCTGGGAACACCCCCCCGCCCTCCATCCCCGGCTCCGGACAGCCTGGGCAGGCCGCACCCTACACCATGACCGGCACCGTGAAGAATGCCGCCGGACAGCCCATCGCGGGGGCGGAGGTCTGGGCCGACAACACCCTCTATTACGACATGAATGCCCTCGGCACCACCGACGCGCAGGGCCGCTACACCATTGCCCTGCCCCGCAATCAGCCCGGTACCTGGCGGGCCGGTGGGCACGTGAAGACGAAGTACGCCAATGAGTGGTACGAACTGTCGCTCGTTCCGGACACCAACGCGGCTTTTGCCACTGACCAAGGCGCGGTTCGTAACTTCACGCTGCGGATCTCCGGCGAGCGGCCAGGCGGCGGCGAGTACGGCGGCAAGCTCTACCCGTATTTCGGTGAGGCCGGCGGAGACTTCGATATGGATCAGGTGGAGTTCACTTTGACCCCCACTGGCCCGCTGATCGATGGCAGTGTCGGATCGGTGATCACGCGCCACCGGGACGACACCATGGTCCGCGATATCCCGATCGGGAAGTACGTCGTCACGGCCCGGTATGTTCCGACGGGCGGTCCGGTCCGCCCGATGGTGCTGATGGGACGCAATGAGAGCGCCTACGCACCGAGCACCACGATCACCTTCCGTGAGTCGCCGTCCTACGGCCTGTTCGCCGACCTCACCGTCAGCCTGGCGCCGTAAGCCGTCGCCGCATCATTGGCTAGCCACGGTTGAGGCCGAAGCTTCGCACAAATGCGAAATCCTGCACCTGCTGATAGACGGACTCGCCCAGGCTGGTGAGCACTCACATGCTCCAACGGCGTTCCGCGAATCTGCGCCAGGGTCTTTTGAATGATCAGGCGTAGCTGCTGGGCAATCTGGATCTGCGCCCGGCCCGACTCGACGATACCCTTTAGGTTAGCTCGGTACACCTCGCTCAGGACACTAGGCCGTCCCAGCAAGGGGGGCTCAGTTGCCGGAGAGTGGCGGTCACCACCTGGCGGATCGCCTGCGTGACCACGAGCCGTCCCCGTCCATCCTGGATGATGTGTTCGAGGGTATTGAGCCGAATCAACCCGGCCTCCCTGATATAACGTCGCGCCACAGCAAACGACATGCACTCGGTGCGGGCGTCGAGTGCATCTGGTAGGAAGAACTCGGCTTGAGGGGTCATAGGACAGTAGAAAGAGGTGAGGCGAGGGAACCCTAAGACGATGTTGGTGGTGTGTCAGACGAGACGCAGGCTCACACTTTCAGGTCCCGCACTGAGCTTTATGAAGAGCTCTTAAGGCTTTCAGCGGGTTACTAAGCCTGTTCGAAGTGGGCTTTATCTTTCCCAGGCCCCTTGCTTTGTGCGACTCTCCAACATAGAGTCATGGGTCTTGAGCAGGAGCGGCGCCTCGCTGCCCTCGCCACTCGCATGACGGCTCTTCAGCGCCGTCTGGACACTCTGCTGTGCTGGCAGATGGAGCGTGAAGCACTGCTGATAGAGCTGCAGTGGCGCCGGACCCACTGGCCGGAGTTGGGGCGGCCCATCCTGGCCCCGCTGCCGCCCGAGTCGGGGAGCTGAGACACACTCGCTGCACTTGGCAGGACGCCGCGCACCGGCGAACAGCTTGTCACCTGCAGTTGATGTCATGGCTCTACGAATACAGGCGGCCCAGAGGCCGCCTGAGGGTGAGTATCTTTCAGGACCGCGATGCTGTTGTTTGATCCCGGCGCACGACGGTGGGTTCACGCCGCCGGAGGCCCGCCAGACCAGCCAGCCCCAGTCCATGCTGTGTCATCGTCCTACGTGGTCACCGTGGTCTCCGTCGTGATGGTGTCCTGCGCCCGCGCAGGCATAGAAGCAAAGCCAAAGGCCAGCACCAGCAGAGTCGTTCTCGCGTATTGGTTCATTGGTGAACCTCCTGCAAGAGTTTGGATTCTTACGCGTGCATCATCCCGCGCCCAGCCGTTTTTCTTGGTATGGCCACTGTTGATCTGGACCTGACTTCTCCTTAAGAAGGAGGGGAAGGCAGAATGCTGGAACGCATGAAGTTTGAGCAGGGCAACCTGTTGCTGGAGGCTTGCGTTCTCGGCGCCCCCGGGCGCCTGCCGTGACTGATCGTCTCGGGTGAGCCATTGAGAAAGCCCATTCGATCTCGAGTCAGCTTTTTGGCCAGACATTCCCGGCCAGAGGCAAAGCATTCCGGCACTTTCAGTTCTGGCCTCACCCTCTGACAACGTCTGATGGCCGTTTGGCTCAACACCTGCCGTGCGCAAATGAACATGCGGCAAGCCTAGGAACCCGGCTGCAGACGAGGCGCACTGGGGGTGACGCCGCGGTGGCCGATCTAGGGCAAGCAACCCAATCAGATAACCGAGGATGTGGCCGAAGCCCAGAGCGCCCAGAGTGCGCGCCGTTAGCAACTGGCCCACTTGATTCAGGAGGCTACGCCGGTGGTCGCGCAGCCCGAAAAGGAGGGAGCTGACGCGCAGGTTCAGGCGTTCAAACCCTCAGCACCGGAGGTGAGGCCCCCTTGCATGCACTCCCCATGCCAAAAATAGGGATCTCTGGGCTGATCGCAAGTCGGGAGCGCCAGGATGCCCATTCAACCCACAGTCAATTGAATAGAATAGATTCATGACTGCTGTGGCCGCGCCAACCGCTCTGGATCAGCTCAAGGCCCTGTCTCACGAGATCCGCTTTTCCCTGGTGCGGCACCTGGCCCAGGGCGAGTACTGCGTCTGTGACCTCGAAGCCCTGCTGGATCTGCCGCAGTCCAAGGTGTCTTACCATCTTGGCATCCTGCGGGAGGCGGAGTTTATTCAATCCGAACAGCGCGGCAAGAACGTCTATTACAGATTAATTCATCCCACGCTCTATCAACTGGGTGGACGGCTGCTGACTGATCTCTTTGAGGGCAATGACGCCTTGACGCATCAAAACAATTCGATATGCTAAGAGTGTGATCCGCGTCCTGATCCTCTGTACCCACAACAGTGCCCGCTCCCAGATGGCCGAAGCCCTGACCCGCGAGGCGGCTCGGCGCCTCGGTCTGAGCCTGGACGTCCATTCCGCCGGCACGGAAGCCACGCGGGTGAAGGACGACGCGAAGACCGTGATGGCTGAGATCGGACTGGATTTGTCCACCCACAACAGTAAAACCTTGTCTGACGTTCCGGACGCCCAGAACTTCGACTATGTCGTGACCATCTGTGACAGCGCTGCCGAAGCCTGCCCGGTCTACCCTGGCAAGACCACCCGGCGGCATTACCCTTTCGTCGATCCCAGTGGGGGCAGCCTGGAACGCTGGCGGGAAGTGCGTGATCAGCTCGAAGTTCAGTTCGACACGTTTGTCCAGGCCCTTCAGGAGGGGCGTGACGTGCCCCCCACCTACGCCGACAGCCCCGCCGTAAGCACGCAGTAGGCTCATGCTGCCCGCCACACTGATTTTCCTACTGACCCTCGTGCTGGTCATCTGGCAACCCAAACTGAAATGGCAGCCGGGCGGCCTCGGCATTGGCTGGAGTGCTACCCTCGGCGCACTGCTGGCCCTGCTCACCGGCGTCGTCAGCCTCGCCGACATTCCCACTGTATGGGACATCATCTGGAACGCCACGATCACCTTCGTCGCCCTGATCATCATCAGCCTGATCCTCGACGAAGCCGGATTTTTTAAATGGGCCGCGCTGCACGTCGCCCGCTGGGGCGGCGGCCGTGGGGCACGGTTGTTTCCGCTGGTGATCCTGCTGGGCGCCGCCGTGAGTGCCCTGTTCGCGAATGACGGCACCGCCCTGATCCTCACCCCCATCGTGCTCGCCATGCTGGGCGCGCTCGGTTTCCGCCCGGCGGCCACGCTCGCGTTCATCCTCGCAACCGGCTTTATTGCGGACAGTGCCAGCCTGCCGCTGGTGATCAGCAACCTCGTGAACATCGTCAGTGCGGACTTCTTCGACCTGAATTTTGGCGCGTACGCGAGCGTCATGGTGCCCGTCGATCTCGCGGCGGTGCTAGCCAGCCTGGGCGTTTTGTATGTGATGTTCCGGCATGATCTGCCCGCGCAGTACGATCCGGCGGTCCTGGAACGGCCAGGCACCGCCATTCGCGACCATAACGTCTTCCGGGTGGGCTGGATCGTCCTGGTGGTCTTGCTGATCGGCTACTTCGCAGCGGGACCCCTGGGGATTCCGGTGAGTGCCGTCGCCGTCCTCGGTGCCGCCCTGCTGTGGGTGGTCGCGGCCCGCGGTCACACGGTCAGCACCCGGGCTGTACTCAAAGGTGCCCCCTGGCAGATCGTTCTCTTCTCGCTGGGCATGTACCTGGTGGTGTACGGACTGGGCAACGCCGGGCTCACAGCCCTGCTTGCGGGGGTGTTGGACCGCTTTGCCGCAGGCGGCCTGTGGAGTGCGACGCTGGGAACAGGCGTGCTCACTGCCATTCTCGCCAGCGTCATGAACAACTTGCCCAGCGTCTTGATCGGTGCGCTTGCCATTGATGCGTCGTCCGCCACCGGCGCTGTCAAGCAGGGCATGATCTACGCCAACGTCATTGGCAATGACCTGGGCCCAAAGATTACCCCCATCGGGAGCCTCGCCACGCTGCTGTGGCTGCACGTGCTGGCCACCAAAGGCGTCCGGATCAGTTGGGGGGAGTACTTCAAGGTGGGTATCGTCCTGACCCTGCCAGTGCTGTTCCTCACTCTCGCGGCGTTGGCGGTGCGGCTGGGGACTGGAGGGTGATAACGAAACGGCCGGGTATGCTGTACATCCGTACCGGCCACACCGCCCGCTCTCAGAAGGCTCAGGTGCTGTCGGAGCATCATGGTCCGCAACGGTTTGAGGTCCAGTCCGCAGGGCCGGAGCTAGTCTAGGCGAGGTGAACCCCTGACCCGGCAGGTGCTCGCCGAACGTGGGCTTTCGAGCGCCCACCTGTACGCCAAAAGCACCATGCCGCCATTGGGGCAACACTTCAGCCAAGTGATCATGATCTGTGACCGGGCCGAACAATACTGTGCGATCTTTCCCTTCGCGCTCCGGCCGTTTGAGAATCCCGCCGCAATGACTGGCACGGACGAGGCTGACTGTGTTTCGCCGGTGCGGGCTCAGATCGACGTTCAGGTCAGGCAGTGGGTGCCGGGGCGACCATGGGGATCGCCGTGTTCGGAGACGTGCACGGCAACCGCTTCGCATTGGACGCGGTGGTGCGGGAGATCGAGCGCCAGCAGCCGGACGCGTGGGTGAATCTCGATGACCAGGTGTTCGGTGGAGCAGACCCCGCCGGCGCCTAGCAGCTGCAGCAGGACCTCAGGGTGAGGTACGGCGTGCTAGAAGTGCCAGGGGACACCGACGAGCGGCTGCGGCAGCCGTTGACGGAGATCACCGAGAAGCAGGAGATGCTGGCCTGGCTGCACGGCCAGTTGCCCGCCGGGGCGGGCACGTACGTCGCAGCCCTTCCGACCAGTGTCAACCTCGCCGACGACGAGGTCCTCGCTGCGCACGGCACGCTGGACAAAGCCTGGACCTATCTGCTACGCGACGGCTAGGCCTGGGCCAGCGATGAACAGATCCTTGGGCGCCTTGGAGGTATGAGGGCAGTTGGCGTCGTCATTGTCGAGCATTCGCATCTGGAGCACCTCCGGCAGATCGGGCCGCTGGTGGTGAATGCCGGCGCGGTCAGCCGACAGAAGGACGGCAGTCCATCGGCGCGCTGGGTGCTGCTGGAAGGCAAGAGGGGCACCTGGAGTGTGTCCTTCCGCCCGGTGTCTTACGAGGTGGACGCCGCCCCTGGGCGGACAGACACGCCCCAGGGGGCGCGAAGGAAGCCGCACAACTATGGAATGAAGGGGCCAGAACGTGACTGAACACGACTGCCACTTGTTCTCCCTGTCGGGGATGCCCTCATGACCCTGACCTTCAAGTAGGCCTGGAACCTGAGGCGGTGAGTGATCTCGCTCATCCGCCTGGCCCAATCAATCGCACCACCATATTCAACGACACCGTGAAGAGGTGGAACGCCCAAATGCACAGGCCCAATGGCCGTGATCTTCACAGGACGCGTCAGCCTGAGCACCTTGATGAGGGGCAGCGCGCTCCATGGAGGTGGAGCTTCATTGACCGCGGTCCCCACAGATGGCAGCACTGCCATATTCATATTGACATATTTGAATATATAGATCAGAATGAAGCCATGAAGTTTGATATGGCCGCGACGGTCTTCAAGGCTCTGGGGGACGCCCACCGCCTGAAAGCCCTGCATTTTCTAGCTACCGCCACCCCGGACTGCTGTCAGAACGGTGAGGGGATCTGCGCCTGTGACCTGGTGGACCATCTCGGCCTCGCTCAACCCACCGTCAGCCATCACATGCGCCTGCTTGTCGACGCCGGTCTGGTCACCGCCGAGAGACGCGGCCGCTGGACGCACTACGCCCTCAGCCGCGCCGGGCTCGGGACCGTTCAGACCCTCATCGACCGTCTGACGGCAGATGTCGGTTCAGCTTCTTCCTGCGCTCCTGCCACGCCACGCCCTCAAATTCAGGCCCCGCAAGTCACCTCAACGGAGGAGTTATGAACCCTGTCACCCTGTTCGACGCCGCTCTGGACCACCTTGCAACCCTT
It includes:
- a CDS encoding ArsR/SmtB family transcription factor, whose amino-acid sequence is MKFDMAATVFKALGDAHRLKALHFLATATPDCCQNGEGICACDLVDHLGLAQPTVSHHMRLLVDAGLVTAERRGRWTHYALSRAGLGTVQTLIDRLTADVGSASSCAPATPRPQIQAPQVTSTEEL
- a CDS encoding ArsR/SmtB family transcription factor, with protein sequence MTAVAAPTALDQLKALSHEIRFSLVRHLAQGEYCVCDLEALLDLPQSKVSYHLGILREAEFIQSEQRGKNVYYRLIHPTLYQLGGRLLTDLFEGNDALTHQNNSIC
- a CDS encoding arsenate reductase ArsC → MIRVLILCTHNSARSQMAEALTREAARRLGLSLDVHSAGTEATRVKDDAKTVMAEIGLDLSTHNSKTLSDVPDAQNFDYVVTICDSAAEACPVYPGKTTRRHYPFVDPSGGSLERWREVRDQLEVQFDTFVQALQEGRDVPPTYADSPAVSTQ
- a CDS encoding carboxypeptidase regulatory-like domain-containing protein; translation: MPTKTTRIIAALVLTALLGACGGTQAGNTPPPSIPGSGQPGQAAPYTMTGTVKNAAGQPIAGAEVWADNTLYYDMNALGTTDAQGRYTIALPRNQPGTWRAGGHVKTKYANEWYELSLVPDTNAAFATDQGAVRNFTLRISGERPGGGEYGGKLYPYFGEAGGDFDMDQVEFTLTPTGPLIDGSVGSVITRHRDDTMVRDIPIGKYVVTARYVPTGGPVRPMVLMGRNESAYAPSTTITFRESPSYGLFADLTVSLAP
- a CDS encoding metallophosphoesterase family protein, giving the protein MRAVGVVIVEHSHLEHLRQIGPLVVNAGAVSRQKDGSPSARWVLLEGKRGTWSVSFRPVSYEVDAAPGRTDTPQGARRKPHNYGMKGPERD
- a CDS encoding arsenic transporter → MLPATLIFLLTLVLVIWQPKLKWQPGGLGIGWSATLGALLALLTGVVSLADIPTVWDIIWNATITFVALIIISLILDEAGFFKWAALHVARWGGGRGARLFPLVILLGAAVSALFANDGTALILTPIVLAMLGALGFRPAATLAFILATGFIADSASLPLVISNLVNIVSADFFDLNFGAYASVMVPVDLAAVLASLGVLYVMFRHDLPAQYDPAVLERPGTAIRDHNVFRVGWIVLVVLLIGYFAAGPLGIPVSAVAVLGAALLWVVAARGHTVSTRAVLKGAPWQIVLFSLGMYLVVYGLGNAGLTALLAGVLDRFAAGGLWSATLGTGVLTAILASVMNNLPSVLIGALAIDASSATGAVKQGMIYANVIGNDLGPKITPIGSLATLLWLHVLATKGVRISWGEYFKVGIVLTLPVLFLTLAALAVRLGTGG